Within Dermacentor variabilis isolate Ectoservices chromosome 8, ASM5094787v1, whole genome shotgun sequence, the genomic segment aagaaaggcatatGCATAGGTTCCTGCATAGCCCCTATACTTTGCAATATCTTTTTATAATCTATCGATCGCTCTCTACACGATAGTTTTAACCATTTTATTAATGACAAAGTCCTTAAAGTGTTCCGTTACATGGACGCCTTTTTAGTGGTTTTAAACAAGCAGTGCTCCGTTTCGAATGAAGCTATAGTAAGCAGTGTTTCAGATGACTTTAGAAACCTGAGGAAAGGGCTATGTTTTACTTGTGAGCTACCGGATAATGGTTTGCATCACTTTTTAGATTTACAGTTAAAGTTTTAAGATGGGCACATTTGCTGGGTTTACTCCCCTCACGCAAAAAGGGCTCCTGCTGTACAATTCGGCCCAATCAAAGGTAGTGAAAAGAGGCATCGCTAACCTCGGCCTGGAGTCATCGCTCCGGAAGTCGTGTGTGCATGAGATGCAAGCAAGTTTTGACAACCAATTGGGCAGATTCGTTGCAGCTGGCTTCCCTGAGTCGGTCTTGGTCCCTGTGGCAGAAGCGCTTTTGAAGAAGTTGAAGGCTAGGGTAAGCAGGGTAGAGCCGAAGAAAAAAGAGCGGCCTATAGTGGTCCCGTACATCCATAAAGTCACGCACAGCCTGAAAAAATTAGCTAACCGGTATAATGTACCGGTGGTGTTCTCCGCTCCccaaaagcttgcccagctaAGCCGTCGCATAGCTTCCGAAAGCCAAATACCTGGCTGTCAGAAGAAGCATGGCCAGCGTTTCGTAAAGTGTGCCCCAAACGTCGTATATGAAATTCCTCTTTCCTGCGGGAAATCCTGCACTGGACAGACGGGGCGTTGTGTGAACGACCGGCTTAGGGAACATGCAAAAggtataaaaaataatgaaggtgatccacttgtggatcactgcagggCTTGCACCGATTGTTCTCCACGGTTCCGCCATGCGAGTATTTTGGGTAGAGGCAGgcatcagacatcgcgtgaaacattggaagGCTTCTACATCAAGAAAGTGGGTtcgaactgtgttagtgatacatcgGTTTTTCTGAAGTTTTTCTTAGCTAAAGTTTATATCGCGCCTACTCTGATAAAACTTTCTACTCCGTGctgccttgtacgcatgcgcggtgttttggagggctatatatgtcgagtgctttcaccctcattaaaccCTCATCAAGTAGCGCCCGTGGtcttaaattaaaattaaattatggggttttacgtaccaaaaccactttctgattatgaggcacgccgtagtggaggactgcggaaactttaaccacctggggttctttaacgtgcacctaaatctaagaacacgggtgttttcgcatttcgcccccatggaaaaatgtggccgccgtggctgggattcgatcccgcaacctcgtgctcagcagcccaacaccatagccactgagcaaccatggcaggtgccCGTGGTGGTCGTCGtctttcatgtgtgtgtgtgttgttttttttggcgcaaaatcttttcagtatgcaagatcaccaactagcccagcagttaccTCTTCTAAAGTAAACGATACAAAAGTATGTGCCATATGACCGAAGCAACGGACATCTCTGAATTAGCAATACAGATGCTAAATAAACATGACTTATGAACTACGATGTCTCACTACATTGCTCGATTGTTAATCACGTTAGCATGGACAGTCATCATTCATGAGTTCTGTCGGAATTTATTTTTCAAATAAAAATGTTATGTTATGCTGCCTCCTTTATTTAAATTTTATTTATATACCTTTTCCAATACCGAATTTCCCTGCGTTGTTTTCACAGCCGAAAGCTTCATTGTTTCACAAATATGTGTGTGACGCTCGCGTATTGCTCATTTTAGCTGTTGCTCATCGTGTGCATTTTAACATAGGTTTATGTTTACCGCTCACGTTTATTGGGCATCACTCaccttttattgttgtttttatgtATCCGATGCAATTACCGGTGTTCTTTTTATCATTAtcgttattattattcttattgttggtatttatttatttctgtataTTACTGCACAGACACTTCCTGTACGTGCTCCCCCCATCCGCCAGCTTACGGGGTTTTGGAGTGGTCTGTGACATATTTttcaacaaataaacaaataacacTGGTAGCATCGATTTCAGGAGGCGCTGATTGGTTCTACTGTGCAATAAATCTGTGGCTGAATACTGAACCACTTGTGAACGAAGTTGTCCACCACGTCAACATTTCTGAAAGGTTGCACATTCAGCACCCGGGTAAGGCAAGAGATTTCGTGGTCATACGACAgggcgcattaaaaaaaaaaacattgcacctGCATCATAAAAGTTTGAGGCCGGTAGAAGATAGCCGCAGGAGGAAAAGGGAAACGCTGTCGTATTTAGGAAAACCAGGAAACTGATTTCCTTTGCTGGCAAGACAAACAACGTCCGTTATGTGCTTAGCCTAAATGTGCGGAAAATACCTGGAAATGTCTCGTATATTGACCACCTCTGGCCCATTCAATGCCGCTTGCAAactataattaattaattaatttatttatttatttacctatttattgCAACCTCAGGGAAAACAAGGCATTACAGAGCATTGTGGACTACATCCGGTAATATTTCAAGATGTCTGCCACGCTTGGCCCTACTTCGTATTTCTGCGACCTCCGTCCGTATTCCAATTCCGTGGTATGCGTAGTATTTTGACGTTGCCATTGGTGAGCATTAGCAATAATATTTGGTGACGTTTTCCTCACTCAGAGGGCAAACGTTTAAACGGTGAGGTTGTACACGTTTATCATAGATAAACCATTTTTAACAACCCCTTCGGCAAGATTTTTTGTCAAGTTCATAGCACAAAAGCGAGGCATTTTCTATCGCGGAGCGTAAACAGGCTTTCAATTACGTGCTGTCTCGCTTATGCGCGAGCCCTTaaaaacaagtgaaaaaaaaagaaaaccctatCCATTCACACAATAGCGCATGGAGACAAGGAATCGAACAATGTGCATATGAGCTGCTTCCTGTTGAGAAATTTTGTGTAGCTTTAGGCTTTAAAATGATCGATTGGCGGGGGTAAAATTTCGGCATATAAAAAGGCCTCGGTTCCTTCGGGTTCTGCACCCCCTGCTCCTAGCCGGAATCAGGAACCATGGCCCGCCTCTTCCTAGTCTGCGTTCTCGCCGTGTTGGCGGCCTGCTGCGTGGACGCAGTCCAGCGCAGCGTAACACGGGACGCCTTCGGCGGAGGCCTAGGATCAAGTTCGAGCTTTGGTAAGACATACGTGCAAGTAACTCTCCGGGTGAGAGTTTGAAGCCTACTTGAGTTTGAAGGCGGCACCCATGGCGGCCCCTCCTTAACGCGTTATTTCGGACTCCTTCCAATGTAAACTCTGCCAGGTGTTCATGCTTGGCTGTTTTGACCATAGTGTCCCTTCGCAGCCAGTTCTTGCACTTCTTAGCTCCCCTTGCAACCAATATTGTGAGCAAGCTGTTCTTTTTGTTTGCTCAAGCGCCTAACTGAGATTTCTGATCGCTCCCGATAACTAGCTACCTCGTGTTGCACGCATTTTCATTGCATGTGCGCCGATTTTAGCAGTAGTTATTATCTTTCGCAGTGCGAATGTTCTCGTCATCTTGAGGCTGCTAGTGTTTGACAAACGACCTAGAAATgtaaagaaagagaaatattCGCATACATATGAGGTGATCTGCCATAATTCCAAACTATTTTGATAGTCTTTCCATTTATTAGATCGAAAAGCACATCATGATTTTTACATCTAACATTAAGAAAATGATTTCTTATGCTAAGCTTTATCGGCACTGCGCTTAAACATGCGTAGAGCAAATTGTTTATGAAACATGTGTCCCTTTATTGCACTTCAAGAGTTCAAACATGAAGTCGAATGTGCTTTGAATGCGTCAACTATTGTGTTTCAAATTTCACTTGCATTTGCTATATTTAGCTAATGGAGGCGTTCAAAGCGTACACTGGGCACTGCAGCAAGCTGAGATACCTCTTAGTGAGAGCTTGCATGTTGAACTTTAATCTAATTATACGTATCAGGCATTTCGGTCTGTTAAGTTTAAATTTACATCTCAATTTATGCTGAAAGCACCTACAGAACAGCATAGGTGTCTTGAACGTCACGTGGACACATAAAATGTATCCCTTGCACTCGTTCGTTTAGTAACGTGCGCGACAGCACTGGGAAGCTATAGCGCAACTGTCTTTATTACAATtaatgttattgcgatagcaattatatggacactctaggcgcatttctgccatcgccgtcgccatgaggttccctATTTAGTATACAGTTAAACGTTTGCATATGACATCGCACAATTTAGAGAACTGATATAACCTAAACCCCAGGTGGTGCTTTGTATtggttcttttcctttttgcccTTTTTACGCTGGTATATGTTAGCTCCAATTAGGTCGCGCCCTGGTCTGCTTGCAATTGGCCACTTGGTGGAATTGATGATGAAGAAAACAACGAAATCAGGAGGAAAAGATTCGTACGAAATGCTTCCTTGCAACAACGATCTTTGATTCCACTCATACCAATAAATGCTTCACAGCGTGTCCGTCGGGTACGTTCTAGAAAGTAGGTAGTGTGACAGCTGGACTAGCTTTGTAAAACGTGAATGCGCATGTCGGCGTGCGCGTTCGCGCGCGTCCTGTGCGATTCGTTATTTTAGTTTTGTGTTTCGTGACCGCTGGACAAATCACAAGAACGATATTTGCCCTCGTGTTGTGCCTACGATCCTGATACATAACAGGACAGGAAGTTGCTTAATCGGCCCGGCTATGAGCCTTTCCGGGAGACATACGCTGgtcttcaatttttttccttctattCTGTTTCACACGCCTCAATGTAAAAATATATCCAAGATAATGATCGCATGAAGTAGTATTGCCTACAAACGCATGCATTGGGTTGCCGCTTTCAATAGGACCTTGACTAACTGGaccaaacttttgatgcgaataTTTACAGGGGGTGTTGGCGGCTCTGGATATGGCCTCGGTTGGGGAAGTCCCGGCTACGGTAGTTACGGCTATGGTGGTTACGGCTACCCTGGTTACGGAGGCTATGGCGGCTATGGCGGGTATGGTGGCTATGACGGTTATGGTGGCtatggcagctggggaggataccCTCAGCagtggcaacagcagcagcagttcttTTAGTCGCAAATACCATGCTGAAAAAGAAGAGACATGCTGGCAGGAAGACCATTATTTCATAATAAAAACCGGCACGATGTACTCAGAATAAACAAAACAACACCGTTTTCCCTTCTGGGTGCCTGTCAGTGATTCCGGTCAGTGGGAGACCGAAAGGGACACCAAAATGCCACGAGTGGAACGCAACACAAAATAAAACTAACCAATCAAAACTGCGCGTGCGTTAGCAGCAGGAAACTATCACAGACGTCTATACACTACATTGACCCCAGCTTAATCCTGATCGTTCAGTCATTGTGGTTTACTTGTTGCTGACTGTATTGGGACCGCCACCATGGCAAATAACGGCTCTGGCCGTCAGATGGTTTCCGTAGCATGTGCCGGGGCCTGACAAATTGTCTCGCCGTCGGACATGGTAGTGCCAGGTTGGCGGCTGGGCCTGAGGACGGGGCCTGGTGAGTGGCGATGGTTCGAAGCTTGCGCAGGTCTCCGTGGCACAGGACAGGACTGGAACAGGCAACGAGAACGTGGCTGGGTGCTACGAGCCGCCTGGTCAGTAGCGATGGAAAGTCGAAGaatcttttaatgcgaaagcctttctaggttcatggtgaagtttgtgtcaacCGACCTGATCGCCGGAGTGTCCGCCAAAGCATCACGCCATATGATGACacattaaagacagattaaagaatgagaAATGATTGACAGTGAGAGTTAGTGAGGGACACTGTTAAAATAGAGATTAGTATAGgctaataatgactagtaatgactaccaATGACTTGTACagactactaatgactacaaaATGGCCAATATGTGTGACGACAGCTTGTAATGAGCATCATTGATTACCAATGACTAAACATGCTTACTagtgatgataataataataatatttggggttttacgtgccaaaaccactttctgattatgaggcacgccgtactggaggactccggaaattttgaccacctggggttctttaacgtgcacctaaatctaagcacacgggtgttttcgcatttcgcccccatcgaaatgcggccgccgtggccgggattcgatcccgcgacctcgtgctcagcagcccaacaccatagccactgagcaaccacggcgggtttactaGTGAgaagtaatgactaataatgactgaaatgacttgtaatgactagtaaagattatgaaatgaccaatatgtctaaggaCAACGTCTAACGACTACAACtggttagaaatgactaaaaatgcttagcattgaccagtaatgactaataatggctgaaatcacttgtaatgactactaatgtcAATGAAATGACCAGTATGTCTACCGACGAATTGTAAgtactacaattgattagaaatgactaataTTCCTTAGTAAttaccagtaatgactaataataacTACTACTAAtgactaggatatgaccaacCTGTTTAATAACGGCTTGTAAAGACCACAATTGATTAAAAATGACTGcatatgcttagtagtgagcagtaatgactaaaagaaagaagagaaagagaagaggcaaaaagaaagaggcgaatgataagacgAGGAAgggtaggctttcgccgttcacctcttaagagagaccTTAACAGACCCTGTAATCTTTCTTTTACTTTGTCACTTTAGCGTACCTAGCAGAACACTTCCTTTATTTGTCTTCGCATCATCCCACTGTGTTTTCGTGCAGAACATGTGTGCCTGACATTCTTTTTCGCTTCACAAGGAAAAAAGTGCTTCTTTTGAGCCACGCATGTTAATTCAAAAATATAATGCGAACGTACTTAGGCTAACGCTGGTCTACAGCAGGGCGTGGATACAAAtgaagtgccccccccccccccccaaaaaaaaaggtc encodes:
- the LOC142589773 gene encoding uncharacterized protein LOC142589773; the encoded protein is MARLFLVCVLAVLAACCVDAVQRSVTRDAFGGGLGSSSSFGGVGGSGYGLGWGSPGYGSYGYGGYGYPGYGGYGGYGGYGGYDGYGGYGSWGGYPQQWQQQQQFF